A single window of Thalassomonas viridans DNA harbors:
- a CDS encoding YbaN family protein, with product MYRLIHLILGFTFLLIGAIGVILPLLPTTPFIILAAYCFSKSSKKFHLYLLNHRLFGGMLRDWEAYGIIPFKVKCLSTVMMLVMISYPMFFLDLAWWVKLLVLLTIVIALAYIWSRPSRIEGKAGAVALKQDS from the coding sequence ATGTACCGACTTATTCATCTTATTTTGGGTTTTACCTTTTTATTGATCGGCGCTATCGGGGTCATCTTGCCGTTATTGCCCACCACCCCGTTTATTATCCTGGCGGCCTATTGCTTTTCCAAAAGCTCAAAGAAATTCCATTTATACCTGCTTAACCACCGCCTGTTTGGCGGCATGCTGCGCGACTGGGAAGCCTACGGCATTATCCCGTTCAAGGTAAAGTGCCTGTCCACTGTGATGATGCTGGTGATGATTTCCTACCCTATGTTTTTCCTCGACCTTGCCTGGTGGGTAAAACTTTTAGTGCTGCTGACTATTGTCATCGCCTTAGCCTATATCTGGAGCAGGCCATCACGTATCGAAGGCAAGGCAGGTGCGGTAGCGTTAAAGCAGGATAGCTAA